The region AATACCGGCTTTAGCGACTGTTTCAATCATATCAGGTCTTCCGCCTGTAACACCGGCAGTCTGATTAGGTTGTTGTAAAGAATGTGTAACATCCAAAACCGTAGAAGCATATTGCTGCATAGTAGGAATACCTCTAAAATCAACAATCATATCCTGATAGCCAAACATAGTACCGCGATCTGTAACCATAACATTTTCGTTATTACAGTCTAATACTTTTTGAACCGCGTGTTTCATACTTTCCGGACTCATAAATTGCCCTTTTTTCAAGTTTACCGTTTTTCCTGTATTAGCAGCTGCCACAACAAGATCAGTTTGACGCACTAAGAAAGCAGGAATTTGAAGAACATCTACATATTGAGCTGCCATATCAGCATCTTCGTTAGTATGAATATCGGTAACAGTCGGAACATGAAAAGTTTCTGAAACTTTTCTTAAGATTTTTAAAGCCTTTTCGTCACCAATTCCGGAGAAACTGTCAATTCTGGAACGGTTTGCTTTTTTGAAAGATCCTTTAAAGACATAAGGAATCTGAAGATTGTCGGTAATACCAACTAATTTTTCAGCAATTCTAAGCGCCATCTCTTCTCCTTCAATAGCGCAAGGTCCCGCCAATAAAAAGAAATTCCCGCTGTCAGTATGCTTAATTTGTGGAATATGTTGTATGTTCATAATATGATTTTTTGACAGTGCAAAGGTAGTCATGATTTATGAGTTTGAGATTAAGATTTAAGATTATTTTATGAAGCTATTCCTGCTATCCGCTTCAAACAAGGTTCACTGAACTCCGCTTAAAATAAATTACTTGTGAGGAAATCATTTTTCTCTAAAACTTTTTTTCCAATGTCTGTTCAGGAGCTTCCTTCGGTCGCTCTGCCCAGCCAGGAAAAAATAAGTTTTAGAGAAAAATGATTTCCGCTTCTATCAGGGCTAGGCTTTTGTGGAATTACGAAAATGAATCTAAAATCATAGCTGTTTATTCGGCGACAATATTAGGATATCAAAAGAAAGAAGTAAATGACATTTATCATGTTTTATGATTTTCCATTATAACTGATTAGGAGTTATTACTTTTAATAGAATTTAGAAAAATTAAGTTAAATTGTTAATCTCAGAAGATCTTTTGGATAGAATATAAACCCTCCAAAAATAGATTTGGCCAATAAAAAACAAAATATTCAAACAAATATTGATAAAAACTACAACTCGGATACGATTTATAATATCTTCAGAGCTGAATGAAATTAGCTCATAAAGACTAATTCTTCCAATAAATAGTACAGGAATTGTAAATAAAAGATAAATAGCAAAACTCTTTAAAGCAATCTGATTCTGGATTTTATAAAGTTTCCATGAACAAATTACAGTTGCAATAAGGGCAAGAAACTTAATTGAATTAGAAAGTATTTGTCCGGGAATAATAGTAGTATGCCAACCAGGAATTATTGATGATGAAAAATCAGAATTAATGCAGAGAACAGCAATATGATATGGAAAAAAAAAGAGGCATAAAAGGATCATAATTTTAAAAGTAGCCTTAGTTCTCATCATAATTAATTATTTATAATAGATTTTGCTGACTTTTCGTTTTTTAGTTTGATAATTTTTTCAAATGTTAAATCATTCAAAGCAAGTTCTTTTTCAATTCTAAGGATTTCATATTTATTTTGTCTAATAAAGTCGCATAAATCCAGCGTATCGTTTTGTTTTGTTATGACATTTGATCTTCTCCAGTTTTTCGAAATTATACCGAATGTTTGATTTTGTTTATTTATGATTAAATCTCCATTTTGAGATTCAAAGTAAGCTTCTTGCAAATCACCATAGTGATCTTCAATTTCCATTAAATACAATCCCAACGTGATGAATCCTGCACAGAAAAGTAATAGCATTGAAAAGATAAGGAATGTTTTTCTTAACATGTTTATTGTTTCAGTCTCAATCCCATAGGAACCATCAAAATCCCTTTTTCATAAACATTCAAATAAAGTTTAACAGGCTTTTTTTGTCCTTCCCATTTCAATTCGTAAACATTTAAAAATCCAGCGCCCATATTGCTTCTTTTGGTCGGAAACGGACAACAGGTTTCTAATTTTGTATACGTAATTTTTTCACCGCCCGGTCCGGCAAGAGCATTTAGAAAACGGGTTTCATTTAATGTTTCACTGTTTGTATTCTGGAAAAAGATGTTTACAGGATAATCCGGATCGTAACCATATTTTTTGTCTTTGGCAAACTGAGTAATCACAAATGTATTGTCTTTTTTCAGAACCAAATCAGGAGCGCTATCATCTACATTTTTTAAGGTTGATTTTGTGCTAACGCAGGAAGAAAAGGTAATTAATAAAACAATAAAAAGAGTTATTTTTTTCATGATAATGCTATAAACTTATGATTCTTTTATTTTTTTTGGGTTTAGTTTTAAAATACCAAGTACAATCAGATATTGTGCCAGAAGGTAGGTTAGCATTATAAAAAAGGAACTTTTTGGAATTGGATCATAAAATTTATTTACAGCCAAAATACTATCTGAAACAACAAAGAAAAAAGCTCCTAAACAGACTAATATATTTCCGGGTCTTTGCCAAACCAACAATCCGTTAAAAGCAAATAAAAGCATAATTGAAATTACAGTCGCGTAAATAGAAACCGGAATTTCAAGATCGCCTAAATGTGGCATTAAAACCGAAACCATTCCGATTAAGTAAGTTGCAATTAAAACACTTCCAATTACAAAAAAGGTTTTGTTTTGTTTTTTTCGAACTCTGTTTTGTTTGTTAAACAAAATGCAATACAGAATATGCGCCATTAAAAAAGATACCAGGCCTATTATAAAATAAATTTCTCCAAGGTCAGTAAAAAGCAGAATAACATCTCCAATCCAGGAAAATAAAAGTGCAATCAATAAAGTATTCTGCGTTGGAAATTTTCTGTAGAAATAAGCTCCAAAACCAAGAATTGGTATTAAAATGGGTTTCAAAAAAAGGTCGAAACGTTCATAACCAAACGCGAGAATGGCCAGATACATAAGGCTGAACGCTATGTAAATTTTAAAAAATGAAGAGTTTCTCATAATAGGGGATTATGAATTATATATGGGTTTTGGTTGGTTTTTAAATTCAAAACTAACAAAATATACTGTTGCTATAAATGATAGTATTAAATATGTAAAAATAATATAATTACCAATTGGAATTACATTATTTAAGCCAAACCAGTCTCCAGAATAGCTTATAATGCAGATTACGATTCCCAATCGTAAAATCTCCCACAAAACAGAAAACCTGCTTTTATCCATTAATTCGGTGTAACTGTATATGGTTACAAAAATAAAAAAGCCATAGACAAAGATATTTGGCAGCCCGATTTTAGCGATATTATCAAACAAAAAACTTACGAATAATAAAGTAATCAACATCTGTATAACAGACCAGTAAATCAATCTCTGAGAATTCTGCCTTCCATATTTTTCAAAATCAAAAACATTTTCAATTTTATTGACCGGATATTTTTCATCAAAGTTTTCAGGACGCCATCCTGTTGGTTTAAACCAAATGGTTAATTTATCTTTCCATTTTGGAGCACGCCAGGCATCTTTTATCAATAAAGTTAAATGCTGAAAATTAATCTTAATTGGATTCCAGGTATTGGCAGGTCTTGTGATTCCAAAAACTGGCGGAACATCATCCAATTCTTCCTGAAAAGTGCCAAAAAGTTTATCCCAAAAAATAAAAATCTGTGAATGGTTTTTATCCAGATATTCCGGATTAATGGCATGATGTACGCGATGATGTGATGGAGTAACGAGAATATGCTCCACAAATCCCATTTTTTTAATATGCTTGGTATGATACCAAAATTGCAGAAATAAATGAATAGGAAGTGTTATCGCAATTACCGAAGCCGGAACACCTAGTAAAGCAGCCGGAATCAACAGAAAAGTAAATAAATTAACCAAACTCGCAATAGGCTGACGCAGTGCACAGGCCAAGTTAAATTCTTCACTGCTGTGATGAATAGCATGTTTGTTCCAAAGAAAATTAATTTGATGTGCTAATCGATGACTCCAATAACCATAGAAATCAATTACAAAAAAAGCAATAAAGTAGGAGAGGACATTAACCTCTAAATGTTGTAGCGCGATTTTTGAAACCAGCCATTCGTAGGAAAGAAAAGTAATACTGAGACCCAAAACATCTTTTACAGAATTAGTAATTCCGGAACTAATACTGGATACACTGTCAATAAGAGGTGCCGTATCATTTTTAGTGTAGATGCCGTATATTTTTTCGATGATAATTAAAGTCAAAAAAACAGGCATTGCAATAATCAATATCTTTCCATATTCCTCCATAAAAAAAGCATTCTATTTCATTCAAATATAGAATAAAATAGAATGCTTTTTAAAATATTTTCAATTAGACAATTTCAGCGCTAAGTCCGGCTTCTAAAAGTTGCGTACATTGCGGTTTCAATTTGTCAATAGGTCCTGTTTTTACGGTACATTTCCCGTTGTAATGAACAATTAAAGAACATTGCTCAGCTTGTTCGGCTGTGTGGCTGCAAACGCGCATAAGAGTGTCAATTACGTGATCAAAAGTGTTTACATCATCGTTGTAAACGATAATTTCGTTATTGAAACCCGTTGCTTCTTTCTCGCGAATTCTTTCTCTAACTTTTTCTTTAGTACTCATTTTGTTTAAGTTTTTGTACTGATTTGATTATCAATATCTAATTTACGTATTTTAATGATACCCAGTTGTTTCTCTGAAGCTTTTTAACATAAGTTAAACCTTTCTCAACGCATGAAGCATCAATAAACGGAATGTCTTCTTCGTAAAAACCGCTGAATAATATAATTCCTTTTGGGTTCAAAGCATCAACATAAGTCTGCATATCGTTCAACAAAATATTTCTGTTGATGTTAGCGATAATTAAATCGTATTTTTTACCTGTCAATAAAGCAGCATCGCCTTCATAAACGCTAATGTGTTTGCAATTATTGCGTTCTGCATTTTCAATAGAATTCAGATAACACCAGTTATCAATATCAATAGCGTCAATAGGTTCAGCACCTTTCATTTCAGCTAAAATTGCCAAAATCGCAGTGCCACATCCCATATCAAGAGTTTTAAGACCTTTAACATCCATTTCCAGTAAATGCTGAATCATCATGTGAGTAGTTTCATGATGTCCGGTTCCAAAACTCATTTTTGGTTCAATTACAATATCAAATTCAGCATCAGTTTTTTCATGAAAAGGAGCGCGAACATGGCATTTTCCGTCAACATCAATCGGTTCAAAATTCTTTTCCCATTCCTCGTTCCAGTTTACCTGATCGATTTCTTCAATAGTATATTCAATTTTAAACTCTTCTGATTGTAAAATATAAATATCATCCAGAATATTCTCATCCCATAAATCTTTCTTCACAAAAGCTGAAATTCCATTTTCCGTTTCTGTAAAACTTTCAAATGCTTTTTCGCCCAATTCTGCCACTAAAATTTCCGAACCCAATTCTTTTGGCTCAATAGTAAAATGATATCCTAAATAGATGTTTGACATAAATAAAAATTTTTGCAAAGGTAACAATACAAAGTAAAAGTTGCTTGAAAATCTACAAGAACATTGATAATTTAAGAATAATTTAAAACAAAAAAGTGTTCGCACCAGCGAACACTTTTTAATATGTAGAATTTCAAAATCTAAAATCTAAAATCTAAAATCTAAAATCTAAAATCTAAAATCTAAAATTAGATAGCTGTAACGATTGCTAAGAAATCATCAGCTTTTAAAGCAGCACCTCCAATTAAACCACCGTCAACGTCTGGTTTAGAGAAAATTTCTTTAGCGTTTTCTGGTTTTACAGAACCACCGTATAAAATAGAAACTTCATCAGCGATTTCAGCTCCAAAAGCTTTACGGATCGTTTCTCTGATGAATTCGTGCATTTCTTGTGCTTGTTCTGGTGAAGCAGTTTCTCCAGTTCCGATAGCCCAAACTGGTTCGTAAGCTAAAACAATTTTAGACCAAGACTCTTTTGCAATATGGAAAACACCATCACGTAATTGATTTTCAACAATGTTAAAGTGATTATCAGACTGGCGGTCTTTTAATTCTTCTCCGAAGCAGAAAATAACAGTCATATCATGTTTTAAAGCTGTATCTACTTTGTTTGCGATTAAAGCATCTGTTTCGTGGAAAATAGCTCTACGCTCAGAGTGACCTAAAATTACAGTGTTAACACCAATACTAGTTAACATATCAGCAGAAATTTCTCCTGTAAACGCACCGCCTTCTGCCTGGTGAACGTTTTGAGCAGAAACTCCGATAGTGGTATTTTTTAATTTTGCAGCAGCAGCTTGTAAGTTTACAAATGTTGGAGCTACAATTACTTGTGCATTTGTTTTAGCTGGAATTTTAGCTACTAATTCATTTAATAATTCTTCAGTCTGCGCAGCATTTTTATGCATTTTCCAGTTTCCTGCAACAATCGATTTTCTCATTTTTGGTAGTTTTATTATTTTTTAATTTTTTGTTTTTGAAGCAGTCAAAATTGTAATTGAATTTTGACATTGAAATTGTAATTTGAAATTGTTATTGAAAATTATTTCAACGATTTTAAAGTTTCGTCGATTTTAGCAAAATCAGTTTCGATAGCACGGTAAAGCACAATTTTACCTGTTTTATCTACAACAATGTATCTTGGAATCCAGTCTAAATCAATTGCTTTCCCGAAAAGACCTTTCATTCCGTCATTCATCATGTAATGATCACCTTTGTTTAATTCGTGTTTTTCGATTCCGGCTTTCCATTTATCAGCCGTTTTATCAGCCGAAATGAATAAGTAAGATACATCAGGATTATTAGCTTGTAATTCTTTTAATTTTGGCATTGCTTTTACGCAATCACCACACCAGGAAGCCCAAACTTCAATCACTAAAGTTTTTCCTTTGTATTTTTTTAAGATGTTTTTAAAGGTAGTTTGGCTATCATCTGTTCCTAATAATTTTTCGGCTAAAGCTTCTTTCGAAAAAGCTGTTTTTTGAGCTTGAGAGCAAGAAAAGGTAATAAATGCAATTACTACTAAAGCAATTTGTTTCATATGTAAAATAAATTATTTTTAAAATTAAGTACTGAATTCACAAAGTTAAACAAACAATTTGAAAGCCAAATGGAGATTAACAAAATTTGAAGACTCGTTTGTTTTGTAACAATAAGTTAAATTTCGGTTAGAAAAACGAGAATGAAATCGTAATAGTAGAGGAGAAATTTGAATGATTTTCTAAACTTTACTTTTCGAATCAGAAAAAAAGATTGATTTTTTGATTTAAGGAATAAAATTGAGAGTAAAAAAACGTCAGATTTCAATAAAAAAGTCTCCAAATAAATGGAATTATTTGAAGACTTAATAAGCTATATTTTGCACAATTTTTATTTCAAATCTTAATTTCCATTTGCCCATTTTTTACTTGGAGTAATCCATTCATCTAAAGCTTTATATAAAAAGCCATGTTTAAGATTGGTATTCAATTCAATTTCCTTAAAATGATTGACTTTAAGTTTTGAAGTCTCTTTGCGTTTGACTGCCGAAACGCCATAAATATCTGATTTTTCGTAAATAGTTAGAATGTTTCCGCAGAAATTAATATCCGGAATTTCTTTTATGTCAACATCTCTGAAACATCCAATAAAAACAAAATTCATATCCGGATTGGCCACAAAAGTCGAAACGTATTGTGCAATATAACCGCCTTTTGAAGTTCCGATTACGGTAATTTTATTTGGAGCAATTCCTTGTTTAAGAAGCTTTTTGATTTGTTTTGTTATCTTTTCGGCGTAGTCGTATGCATTCGTGTTTTTCTTTCTGATTTCGCTGTAGACAATGAAACCGTCTTTTCGTAAAGAAGCTAAAATTTCATTGTATTCAGCTTTTCCATATTCCGGATGTGAAACATCCAAAGGATTTTCTTCTATAAACTTATTATGAAGGAAAAAGATATAACGTTGGTCTTTTTTTAATGTTTCGGATTGGCCAGAACTTGTTTGAATTAAGAAAACAATTAGTAAAAAGGTCAGGAATGACTTTGAGATTTGTTTCATGCGAGGATTATTTTTGCATAAAAAAAGCCCAATTTTAAAAGGACTTTTTATTAGATAATTATTGTGGCTTAAATTATAGATTTACTTTAAAAGTTAGCTTGCTAACTTCTTCTTGTTTTTTTGATTCGATAATTTTTAAATCATCTAATTTTTTATCAATCTTTATTTGCGAATTAATTGAAGGACTTTTTTTCTCAGTAGAATCTTTTTTTATTGTAGTTTTCATAATTCTTTTCTTTTAATAATAAAACCAAAATAATCTTCATTTGATTTGAAAGGAACACTGGTAATATGTCCAAATTCATTCATTAATGCTCCAAAGATAATGAAAGTTTCGGATAATTCTTCTAAATTGATTGAGATAGCTCTTCTGTATAAACGGGTTCTTCCAAGTGTACTACCTTTAAAAAAGACCAATTTTTCAGGATATTTTTCTGTAAAAATGTAAACTGATTTAGCAACTGTTGCTAAAATTATATTTCTATCTCCATTGTTTGTTATTATAGAATCATCTATAGTATATTTTTTCTGAGTATGATTGTAAATCAAATCTCCAAATGCTAAATTGTATATTTCATCAGATTGAGTTGCGCTAAAAATTATCACTTTTTTTATTTCTCCATTTGAACCAATACTTTTAAATTCAAACATTGTTGTTTCTGTATTTCTATACAGATCGTACTGTAAATGTTTCATTCTTCTAATTTGACTTGTAAAAGAATAAAATTAACGTAAAAAAAAAGCTACAAACAAATTGTAGCTTTTTCATTAATCTTAACTTAATATCTATAATTTCAAATCATCAACATCGTTGTAATGTACTTTTTGAACAATAGTTCCGTTTTGAACTACCACAATACTTGGATTCGCTCTTTCAACGGTTTTTAAAGCTGTTCCATCGCAGAAATAGAATTCAGTATTCAAGTTATATTGTTTTTTAGCTTTTGCTATTTCATCTGCTCCAGAAGCAGTCATTCCAATCACTTTGTATCCTTTAGCTTTTGCATCAGCACTTACTTTTGCTAATTTTTTCATTCCTTCTGGATTGGATAGATTCAAATCGTAAGTTACAAAAATTAATAGTTTTGGCTCTTTTAATAGCTCTTCTTTGTAATCAGAATCATCTTTTGTCATGGTGAAATCATGAATTGGAGGAATGTAACCTTCAGAAATCACCTTGTCTTTTCGGTCAACAAATGTTGCACCTTCTGGGATATTCATTAAATCTTTCTCCGTAAATTCTTTTTCAACACCGTTTACTTTATAGATGAAAATCATTTCTACAACCGATTTTGGAGCACCTTCCGGAATTTCCATTCCTTTCTCAATGTTGGTTCCTACTTTATAAGGACGGAAATCTTTTATCGGATTGTGATTTAAAACCCAAACCGCCATAAATACACAAAGAATAATGCTGATTAATACCACGATATTGGTAATCATTTTTGAAAATAACGGTTTTACTAATTTCTTGTTGATGAATAAAATCAGAATAAAGAAAAGTAAAACAACATCTTTTGTGAAAGACTGCCAAGGTGTTAAGTGTAAAGCATCTCCAAAACAGCCACAATCTTTTACAACATCAAAATAAGCAGAGTAGAAGGTAAGGAATGTAAAGAAAACTATTAAAAGCAATAACGCCCAAATCGTTAATTTTGATTTGTAACCCACTAAAAGCATTACGCCTAATACAACTTCCAGAATTACCAAAAAGATAGCTAATCCTAAAGCCAAAGGCTCTAAAAATGGCATATTGAAAACTGGTTCGCTAAAATATTCTGTTAATTTATAAGAGAAACCAACTGGATCATTTAGCTTGATTAATCCAGAAATGATAAATAGGACGCCGACAAATAATCGGGAGAATTGGGTAATAATGTTTTTCATGGCAAATATTTAAATTTAAAAATTCAATAAAAAAATCCCAAATTCCAATCTTACTTGGATTTTGGAATTAAAAATATTGGATTTTATTTGTTTATTGGATTTAAAATTAAGGCAAAAACGGAGTAATTAATCATATCCTGATAATTCGCATCAATTCCTTCAGAAACTATTGTTTTTCCTTTGTTGTCTTCAATTTGTTTTACTCGAAGCAACTTCTGCAAAATCAAATCGGTTAAAGAGCTTACACGCATGTCGCGCCACGCTTCTCCATAATCGTGATTTTTGGCTTCCATCAAATCTTTAGTCAGTTTTACTTTAGCATCATATAATTCAGTTGCTTTTTCAACGTCCAAATCAGGCTGATCCACAACGCCTAATTCTAACTGAATCAGAGCCATAATAGAATAATTGATGATTCCGATAAATTCTCCTTTTTCATCTTCATCCACTTTACGGACTTCATTTTCCTGTAAACTTCTAATTCTTTGTGCTTTTATAAAAATCTGGTCAGTCAGTGACGGTAGTCTCAAAATTCTCCATGCGCTGCCATAATCTGTCATTTTATTGATAAACAACGTACGGCAAACCGCGATAACATTATCAAACTCTTCGGAAGTATTCTTCATTTATATGCTGTATATTTGCTAAAATTTCTTCAAAAATAAGGATAATTTTTTAAGAGTTTCAAGTTTCAGGTTTTCTTTGTTTCAAGTTTTTTCTAAACAAATTGTTAACGCTGCGAACTTGAAACTGAAAAAATGTTTCAGGTTTCAGGTTTCAAGTTCCCAAACTTGCGTAATCTGCATGAACTTGGAACTTTAAACAAATAAAACTTGAAACCAAATGTTTATTAACTGCAAAGGCGAACTTATAGATTTAACGATTCCAAAAGTGATGGGAATCTTGAATGTAACGCCAAATTCTTTCTTTGACGGAGGAAAATATAAAAAAGAAGACGAAATTATTTCACAAGTTGATAAAATGCTTTCTGAAGGAGCTACATTTATCGATATTGGTGCTTATTCCAGTAAACCAAGTGCCGAATTTGTTTCAGAGCAAGAAGAAATCGACCGAATTGTTCCCGCAATCGAATTGATTTTAAAGCATTTTCCAGAAGCATTATTATCCATTGATACTTTTAGAGCTGAAGTTGCCAAAGCGAGTATAGAAAGCGGTGCGGCAATGATAAATGATATTGCAGCCGGCGAATTGGACGATAAAATGTTTGATGTTATTGCAAAATATAATGTGCCTTACATTATGATGCACATGCGAGGTAATCCGCAGACGATGCAAAGTTTGACGCAATATGAGGATATTGTAAAAGAAATGCTTTTTTATTTTTCTGAAAAAGTGCAACAAGCAAGAGCTTTAGGAATCAACGATTTGATTTTGGATCCTGGTTTCGGTTTTGCCAAAACAACCGATCAGAATTATGAGGTAATGCAGAAAATGGAGCTTTTTAATCTTTTAGATTTACCGGTTTTAGTTGGCATTTCAAGAAAATCAATGATTTATAAGACATTAGATATTACACCGCAGGAAGCTTTAAACGGAACAACTTTTTTGAATACAATTGCTTTGATGAAAGGGGCAAAAATTCTTCGTGTTCATGATGTGAAGGAAGCTGTGGAATGTGTTACTTTGTTTAATAAAATGAGTTTATAATAATATTTAAGCAATCGTTTTGTCATTCCGAGGAACGAGGAATCACACTAGTGTTTCCTCACAGAATGTCGCCAATCTTTGTCGAGTTTCGAGTGTGATTCCTCGTTCCTCCTTTAGATTTGTTTTTTGAAATTTAAGTAGATTTATGATTGAGAAAGGAAGCAAAAGTAAACTATTCGTTCCTCTGAGCTTGAGACTCATATCCTGATTAAGACTTTAGCTTCCCTTTCATCAAAGACTCAGATAGAAATTTGGGCTTGAGACCCGTTATTAAGGAGTTGAGCTTATGATGAATTTCTCAAATCATTTGTTGAATCGTAAAAACAAAGTTATGAAAAACATTATTATCGGAATTGATATCAGCAAAAAGACTTTAGATATCTGCGTAAAAGAAGAGGCTATTAATTATTTTACTATTGAAAATGAAATTAATGACATTACTCGTTTTTTTAAAAGATATGCTAAAGAAAATGTAATTCTGGCAATGGAAAATACAGGCAGATACAACTGGAATATCTTTGAAGCATTGGAAAAATTTAACTTTAAGGTTTATGTTATATCAGCTCTGCATATCAAAAAAAGCATTGGTCTTGTCAGAGGGAAAAATGATAAAATCGATGCACTGCGTATCTGCAGTTTCATTGAGAAAAATTATCAGGAGAACAGAGAATGGAAGCCGAGCTCCTCTTCTATAAAAAAAATAAAAATACTATTGACAGAAAGAGCTTTAAGAATAAAAATCAAAAAACAGCTTATGGTTCAGCAGCATGACTACAAATTAATGAAAGGTATTGGGCTGGATAAAGAGTTAAAAAACTTAAACATCAAACTTATTAAAAGTATTGAGGCACAAATTATGATTATTGAAAATGATATTGAAGCTATAATCCTAAAGAATGAAAATCTAAACCACCAGCAGAAATTGATAAAATCTGTTCCTGGAGTGGGTCAAGTTTTATCTTGGACATTATTATCTAAAACAGAAGGTTTTACAGTTATAACTGATCCAAGAAAAATGGCATGCTACAGCGGAGTTGTGCCTTTTGATTTTCAATCTGGAACATCATTAAAAAAAAGGCCCGGAGTATCAATGCTTGCTGATAAAAACCTAAAGACTGTTTTACACATGGCCGCAATGAGTGCAATTAGACTTGATAATGACTTAAGAAAATATTACATCCGAAAAGTTGATGAAGGAAAAAACAAAATGAGTGTTTTAAACGCTGTGAGAAACAAAATAATTCATCGAGTTTTTGCGGTAATAAAAAATCAAACCTCTTATCAAAAAGATTTGGTTTTATCATAGAAATCGGAATGACAAACGTTGTGTTAATTCTTTGGGTAAAAAATAAATATGATGAAATACTTCACTTTAATTATCGCTTTTCTTCTTTTTTCCTGCGGAAAAAAAGAAGATGTTTTACTTCCAAAATCAAATGTTACAATTGTAAAAGATGTACAAGATCATTCGCCTGTTTATATCTTTTTTAAAACAGAAGGAAAAGACACCATTGCTGACTTAAACCGAAAAAGCGCGATCATTTCGACCAATTGGATTCTGAATATAGACAAACGTCTTCCGTTAAAATCAGTGATTCCGCAGGTAATGAAAATGCAGGATAAGAAGCGAAATGAAAAAATGCATCAAAATGAAGAATCTGAAAATTATTATTCCTATGCAGATTCAATAGGGAAGAATTTAGCTTTTCTGCCTTTCACTAAAGTGTTTTATAAAATGGAAAGACCTTCCAAAGGAAGTTTTGTAGTTTACTTTAAAAAAGGCAAACAACAGGTTTTTATGATGAATAAGGAAATAAAAATAACAGAAATATTAAAACAATTTTA is a window of Flavobacterium crocinum DNA encoding:
- the kdsA gene encoding 3-deoxy-8-phosphooctulonate synthase; this encodes MNIQHIPQIKHTDSGNFFLLAGPCAIEGEEMALRIAEKLVGITDNLQIPYVFKGSFKKANRSRIDSFSGIGDEKALKILRKVSETFHVPTVTDIHTNEDADMAAQYVDVLQIPAFLVRQTDLVVAAANTGKTVNLKKGQFMSPESMKHAVQKVLDCNNENVMVTDRGTMFGYQDMIVDFRGIPTMQQYASTVLDVTHSLQQPNQTAGVTGGRPDMIETVAKAGIAVGVDGIFIETHFDPANAKSDGANMLHLDYFEGLMNKLVAIRKTINAF
- a CDS encoding 2-dehydro-3-deoxyphosphooctonate aldolase produces the protein MKKITLFIVLLITFSSCVSTKSTLKNVDDSAPDLVLKKDNTFVITQFAKDKKYGYDPDYPVNIFFQNTNSETLNETRFLNALAGPGGEKITYTKLETCCPFPTKRSNMGAGFLNVYELKWEGQKKPVKLYLNVYEKGILMVPMGLRLKQ
- a CDS encoding lysoplasmalogenase; the encoded protein is MRNSSFFKIYIAFSLMYLAILAFGYERFDLFLKPILIPILGFGAYFYRKFPTQNTLLIALLFSWIGDVILLFTDLGEIYFIIGLVSFLMAHILYCILFNKQNRVRKKQNKTFFVIGSVLIATYLIGMVSVLMPHLGDLEIPVSIYATVISIMLLFAFNGLLVWQRPGNILVCLGAFFFVVSDSILAVNKFYDPIPKSSFFIMLTYLLAQYLIVLGILKLNPKKIKES
- a CDS encoding sterol desaturase family protein; amino-acid sequence: MEEYGKILIIAMPVFLTLIIIEKIYGIYTKNDTAPLIDSVSSISSGITNSVKDVLGLSITFLSYEWLVSKIALQHLEVNVLSYFIAFFVIDFYGYWSHRLAHQINFLWNKHAIHHSSEEFNLACALRQPIASLVNLFTFLLIPAALLGVPASVIAITLPIHLFLQFWYHTKHIKKMGFVEHILVTPSHHRVHHAINPEYLDKNHSQIFIFWDKLFGTFQEELDDVPPVFGITRPANTWNPIKINFQHLTLLIKDAWRAPKWKDKLTIWFKPTGWRPENFDEKYPVNKIENVFDFEKYGRQNSQRLIYWSVIQMLITLLFVSFLFDNIAKIGLPNIFVYGFFIFVTIYSYTELMDKSRFSVLWEILRLGIVICIISYSGDWFGLNNVIPIGNYIIFTYLILSFIATVYFVSFEFKNQPKPIYNS
- a CDS encoding ATP-dependent Clp protease adaptor ClpS, with the translated sequence MSTKEKVRERIREKEATGFNNEIIVYNDDVNTFDHVIDTLMRVCSHTAEQAEQCSLIVHYNGKCTVKTGPIDKLKPQCTQLLEAGLSAEIV
- the prmA gene encoding 50S ribosomal protein L11 methyltransferase, whose protein sequence is MSNIYLGYHFTIEPKELGSEILVAELGEKAFESFTETENGISAFVKKDLWDENILDDIYILQSEEFKIEYTIEEIDQVNWNEEWEKNFEPIDVDGKCHVRAPFHEKTDAEFDIVIEPKMSFGTGHHETTHMMIQHLLEMDVKGLKTLDMGCGTAILAILAEMKGAEPIDAIDIDNWCYLNSIENAERNNCKHISVYEGDAALLTGKKYDLIIANINRNILLNDMQTYVDALNPKGIILFSGFYEEDIPFIDASCVEKGLTYVKKLQRNNWVSLKYVN
- the tpiA gene encoding triose-phosphate isomerase, which gives rise to MRKSIVAGNWKMHKNAAQTEELLNELVAKIPAKTNAQVIVAPTFVNLQAAAAKLKNTTIGVSAQNVHQAEGGAFTGEISADMLTSIGVNTVILGHSERRAIFHETDALIANKVDTALKHDMTVIFCFGEELKDRQSDNHFNIVENQLRDGVFHIAKESWSKIVLAYEPVWAIGTGETASPEQAQEMHEFIRETIRKAFGAEIADEVSILYGGSVKPENAKEIFSKPDVDGGLIGGAALKADDFLAIVTAI
- a CDS encoding TlpA family protein disulfide reductase: MKQIALVVIAFITFSCSQAQKTAFSKEALAEKLLGTDDSQTTFKNILKKYKGKTLVIEVWASWCGDCVKAMPKLKELQANNPDVSYLFISADKTADKWKAGIEKHELNKGDHYMMNDGMKGLFGKAIDLDWIPRYIVVDKTGKIVLYRAIETDFAKIDETLKSLK
- a CDS encoding DUF2974 domain-containing protein, which encodes MKQISKSFLTFLLIVFLIQTSSGQSETLKKDQRYIFFLHNKFIEENPLDVSHPEYGKAEYNEILASLRKDGFIVYSEIRKKNTNAYDYAEKITKQIKKLLKQGIAPNKITVIGTSKGGYIAQYVSTFVANPDMNFVFIGCFRDVDIKEIPDINFCGNILTIYEKSDIYGVSAVKRKETSKLKVNHFKEIELNTNLKHGFLYKALDEWITPSKKWANGN